The nucleotide window ATAGAGATCAACACAATGACcaaattggccaaattgaaaacacataGACTAAATTGGCCCAATGACTAAAACACATGAaccattttaatatttaagcctatattttaagttttatttgaaGATGGTATCATGGAGAAAATTACTCATTGCTTAGCAGTTTATCCATAGTGTTTGTGAGGGTTAGCATTTTATTCCATTAGGGactttttggttttctttttcaatttttttttaaattttcgtttttttattaaatttttttttgttttgttttttttttttttttttttggcatttgCTCAATACAATTTTCGTGCAGTTATTTATTTCTACCAGTTTACCttgttttatgaattttttgagttttgattGGGAAGAAAACAAAAGGGCATTTTAGGAGTTTTAGTATGTTTACCTATTTGGCCTTCTGGCttcgtgtgtatatatatatagaagatAAAACCCTACATCTTCTTAGTAAGTCCGCCGAGAAACCCCTAACCCTGGTTCGTTGTTCCCCAAGACACAGCGGCAACAACTCGGTGAGTAATCTTTCAGATCCGTTTCCAACTACAGATTCATTTGCATTTCCATTTCCTGTAATTTTATCTGTAAATTTCGAGCATCGAACGAGCTGTTTGATTGTTTTCGTAATTTGGATTGATTTATCCGTCTGGGATACTTTTATTTGTTTGCTGGGTTGTGTTTCTGTTTGTTTTCCGAGAAAATGGAGCACTAGGATAGCATTTTAGTATGATTatctctgtttggttgccgggAAAGGGATCACTTTGGATGAATaacgttttgttttgtttgggtAGCTCATTTTTGTCTCATTATTTAAAGAAATTCGTTGCTTTTTCAGTCTTTGTTTTCTTAACATGCATGTTTTGATAGAGTCGGGGATTGTTGTGTATATGTTTTCGTTTCTTTGGGTTTCAGCTTGATTTTTCACTGTTACTTATAAAAAGTTGGAAAATTTGGAATGGGTTTTTTTTAGTCTTGTATGTTTATGTTATCCGATTGTATTCAGTGTTGTTAATGTGATATgggaaaattggttttactgTATCATTGTTATTGGTTTGGAATCCGTTGTGTTAATTTCTTTCTATTGCGCTTTTTATGTTTTCATTCATGGTGTTTCTTATTGCCATTATAAGTCCTAAATCTGTCCTTGTATAGTGTTGGAACGTGTTTCAAATTTTCTgaactttatgtttttaaatttacCATTGCTCTATTGAAATGAAGTAGAACTCCTAATTTGTTGTCTTCATTTTATCTGGATAAGCTCTGTCTTTGTGCGTGACATGAATAATTTCTTGAGAAGATATTACTTAGGTTGCCATTTTCAACTATCTGTTAAAGTTGGTGTTTGTTGAATGTACTTGTCCTCTAAATGTTCTTCACTTTGTAATGTTGTAGAGATGGGTGAAGAAGTCAAGGTTGTGGTTCCAGAGTCCGTGTTgaaaaagaggaagagggaagaggaATGGGCCTTGGCCAAGGAACAGGAGCGTGTTGCTGCCAACAAGAAGAAGGCTGAGAACCGGAAACTCATTTACAACAGAGCAAAGCAGTATTCTGAGGAGTATGAGCAGCAGGTAAATGTTGTCAATTTTCATGGGGTTCATTTTAATTCATCTGTTGCATTTCTGTTTATCGGCCTGATTATTCACTGTTAACgttgttttgtttcctttgtgTAGGAGAAAGAGTTGATTCAGTTGAAGCGTGAAGCTAAGTTGAAAGGTGGATTTTATGTTGACCCAGAGGCTAAGCTCTTATTCATTATTCGTATCCGTGGGTATGTCCTGAGTGTTTAACTAAATTGGAGCAGATGTCGTAGCGACAAGTGTTCTCTGTCGTATACCTAATCTCTTTAATTTTCAGTATCAACGCCATTGACCCAAAGACCAAGAAGATTTTGCAACTCTTGAGGCTGAGACAGGTAGCACACCTAACCTGTTGATCTAGTGAAAGAAATATTTATCTTTGTATTAAGGTCctgttagtttctttttgtattaTTGACAAAGAAtggagcgcaatggcgttctaggattcatatagccgaccccacttagtgggaaaaggctttgttgttgttgtttgtctgATGGTTTCACTGCTCAAGTGAAAAAGCTTTCACTTTATCTGCTTGTTGTTTCATTAGATGGCTGATAATATCTTCAAACGCAGTAGAGTTTTAATCTAGAATTTCTTAGTTTCTTATACTCATGTTTTTATCTGCTTGCCTCTGTTCATTGTTGTTGGTGTGCCCATATTGGGTATatgtttaaatttgattttgttttatcTTCTGAAACAGATCTTCAATGGAGTCTTCCTGAAAGTTAACAAGGCCACCCTCAATATGCTTCACAGGGTTGAGCCATATGTTACTTACGGGTGTGTGAACATCTTTctgtttccttttttctttatttttatagcTGTAAATTTATCTAAAATGTATGATTAATTTAAGTTCTGCTGATTTCAGATACCCCAACTTGAAGAGCGTCAAGGAATTGATCTACAAGAGAGGCTATGGGAAGCTAAACAAGCAGAGGATTGCCTTGACTGACAACGCCATTGTTGAGGAGGTTTGTACCTCACTGTTGGTGCTGTATGTAATGGCTTCTCGGTAATTGCTGCATCTTTCTAACATGTGCTATTGTTACAGGCTCTCGGCAAGTTTGGCATTATCTGCACGGAAGATCTTATTCACGAGATCTTGACAGTTGGTCCTCATTTCAAGGAGGCCAATAACTTTCTATGGCCATTTAAGCTGAAGGCACCACTGGGTGGTCTTAAGAAGAAGAGGAACCACTACGTTGAAGGAGGAGATGCCGGAAACCGTGAGAACTACATCAACGAGCTTATCAGGAGAATGAATTAGTTGTATGCAGTATTTTATTATTCCAGTCACTCGAGGGTTTTTCGTCACTAGAGGGGATCTGATACTTTCTCCTCTATTTATGTTGAACAGAGTTTTTGCTTTAAGGTTCAAGGCTTGTTTTGTTGTCGGAAAATATATTATTCACTTGTTTTTGAAGACGTAATGCTAGAAAGTTTTGTTGCCTTTTATAATTGTCTTGCTTTTGATGCTGCCTGCTTGTTTACGTCTGTTTCGACTGAGGTTGAAATTTGGCTAGAGTTTCTTCTTCATATGATGTGTTgcactcctttttctttttcgagATTAAGTTATAAAACAATGGAAAGGAATTAGATGAAAAGAATGGAGCCCTTATATTCTTGTGAAATTTATCACCGCTGAGAGTTTCTGCTAGCTCAGTTTGAGGTTTAGTTCACTTTTTCACTCTCATaattgtagataatatcgtttgtttaaaaaaaattatttgttggtTACCGTTGTGAATATAATAAATGTATTTCCTGTGAAGCATGTGGTCGTTTGTGGACTTAGATCTTACACCAACCATATATCAAAAATTGTGtggttatattattatttttttatatatatttttcatgtAAAATGAGGTTGTTTTACtattgaaaatatataaaaaaaaaaaaagttatggcCACATGATATTTGATGATTAGTTGGTATTAATTGATCATCGAGATTCTCAATAAGGAGATTTGGAGCGGATCTAATTCCATCGTTTATGTCCTATGCATCTGCCTCTTATTGGTTAGAAATCGGAAATATTCGCAAAGAAAACGATTGCCGGCAACTTCTGAGGTAGTTTTGGCCTTAAGGTATCGTTTGGCACGTGGGGCAGGACGGAACAAAATGGGaagaggcgttccgtcccacgttttatgcgcctaaaacgggtggaacgcgctgttccacgggatgaattttgggtgaattttcgttccacctCACCCTCTGGAATGACTCGTTCCACattcgtggaacacaaaattataaccttttcgtctccttcttcttcctccttgtttccatccgagagCATCTTTGCTCATTCTCCgctccgtcccgtcccgtctgtataccaaacgatacctaaaGGAACACTAGAGTTACGGCTGCTGTTGAGGGATTATCAGTAGCTGTATGGTTCCTGCAAATTTCTTAAATTAGTCCATGGCCCTCATTTGataaataattgaatttgaatGGATAAGATGTAATTTTCAAGGTATGAGATTGATTACTCAAGAAAACTTGTTCCAGTTATCTTCCGAAAGGTAGGATtagaagggaaaattttatttatatctAGTTCCTTTTTAATCCTCTCAAAAGAAAAATCGTTTCTCTTTTGCATTCAATTGTGAACTTTGAAAGTTATCCATTCCAATTCGAGACCTTGGGGTTTTGGGTAGGATGCGAGGAGGGTACATATATTGGGTGAGAATATTGTTTCCTGGGTAGTCTAAGAGAGATTGACTTTGACTTGGTGAATTGTCTTTGGAATTAGGCAAATCTTGTGGtccttttttaattataattgttACTTGTAGGGAAGGTATCATGTCCATATTTATTCTCAAACTTGGTTCtttctaaaccctaaaacccctATTACCTTGTTCATTTGCCGCACTCATACACCACCACCTAATTAATACACACAGGATAATACTAGAGAGATCagaattttaaaccaaattgtgaataaatcaaatgatgtggttacTATTATTGGTTTTTTGATTAAGTATCGATTAATATGCTTATTTCCTATTAATGACACAtcattgatttgcaaatttggcttAAAAATTGGTCTCCATAGCATTGTCCATACATCAACTAAGGGGTAATATTAGGgaaaccaaatttttaaaccaaatttgcatagcaaatgatgtgtcaccaatagaaaataagcacgttaaccaatacttaagtaataatttaataatcaaCATCCACATcgtttggtttacaaaatttggtttagaaatttgGTCCCCCTAGCTTTATCCTTATTGAATTgttacttaagtattgattaacgtgcttatttcctattactgacacattattttgtttgcaaatttgatttagaAATGTGGTTTCCCTAGCGCCATCCTTAACTTAAATGtaggggtgtgttatccacacccctttttacttctcacacacatctttttaatttctgtctattgatcttcttcacttcatccgatccaacggccgaaaattaaaaaggtatgtgagaagtaaaaatgagtatgTGGATATCATACCCTTAAATGTATGTTACACTCATTACATGTGTACATTATACAGCAGTGCCATCCATTCTCCTCTTTTCCACGTATTCTTGAACTAATCTCAAGGGCAAGTACCCACGCACCTCCTCCGGGGTCAATGGCTTCGGCGTGGAGGAGGCTCCAATTAGGATGACTATATGGACGTAGAAAATGATATGATCCTGTGAATTTTTTGAGTGAATGTGAAAAATGAGCTTGCACACGATATTGATCACTTCTGCTACTTTTTAAACACTTGAAGTTATAATATTTTTTACCAACTAAATTTATAATCTCGATTTGATAGTTTAGTCGATCTTCCCTAATAATGGGACTCCCTGTATTTTGGTCCCGTCCAATCTAATGTGAGATCTATCATAATGAGACCACCTTATACAACTCCTTGAAGTTCATGTTTTGCTCAAACCATATTCTAAGTTGAAAACAAGTGGTGGATATATCTTTGT belongs to Malus sylvestris chromosome 17, drMalSylv7.2, whole genome shotgun sequence and includes:
- the LOC126612057 gene encoding 60S ribosomal protein L7-2-like; this encodes MGEEVKVVVPESVLKKRKREEEWALAKEQERVAANKKKAENRKLIYNRAKQYSEEYEQQEKELIQLKREAKLKGGFYVDPEAKLLFIIRIRGINAIDPKTKKILQLLRLRQIFNGVFLKVNKATLNMLHRVEPYVTYGYPNLKSVKELIYKRGYGKLNKQRIALTDNAIVEEALGKFGIICTEDLIHEILTVGPHFKEANNFLWPFKLKAPLGGLKKKRNHYVEGGDAGNRENYINELIRRMN